Proteins encoded within one genomic window of Misgurnus anguillicaudatus chromosome 18, ASM2758022v2, whole genome shotgun sequence:
- the rnf144ab gene encoding probable E3 ubiquitin-protein ligase RNF144A-B, with protein sequence MSISRYEPSCDVDPAPLLSCKLCLGEFPMEQMTTISQCQCMFCSLCLKQYVDLLIKEGLEAAISCPDSACPKRGHLQENEIEYMVPAEVMQRYRRLQFEREVLLDPCRTWCPSSSCQAVCQLKKEEVEIAQPVQCPQCNLRFCSACSRDCHTGQGCQEGLPITTFLPRENSFNLKDHDDEAPIKRCPKCKVFIERDEGCAQMMCKNCKHAFCWYCLESLDDDFLLIHYDKGPCQNKLGHSRASVIWHRTQVVGIFAGFGLLLLVASPFLLLATPFVLCCKCKCKRGDDDPLPT encoded by the exons ATGAGCATCTCTCGCTATGAACCCAGCTGTGATGTTGACCCGGCGCCCCTTCTGTCCTGTAAACTCTGTCTGGGAGAGTTTCCCATGGAGCAGATGACCACCATATCACAGTGCCAGTGCATGTTTTGCAGTCTG TGTTTGAAGCAATATGTTGACCTACTCATTAAAGAAGGCCTCGAAGCGGCTATTAGCTGTCCGGACTCTGCCTGCCCAAAACGGGgacatttacaagaaaacgaG ATTGAGTATATGGTGCCTGCGGAGGTCATGCAACGTTATAGGAGACTCCAGTTTGAGCGAG AGGTTCTCCTGGATCCTTGTAGGACCTGGTGTCCATCCTCCTCATGCCAAGCCGTGTGCCAGCTGAAGAAAGAAGAGGTGGAAATTGCGCAGCCGGTGCAGTGCCCTCAGTGCAACCTGCGTTTCTGCTCCGCATGCAGTAGAGACTGCCACACAGGCCAGGGGTGTCAGGAGGGCCTTCCAATTACCACCTTCCTGCCCAGGGAGAATAG TTTTAACCTGAAAGATCACGACGACGAGGCTCCGATCAAACGCTGTCCTAAGTGTAAAGTGTTTATCGAAAGAGATGAAGGCTGCGCACAGATGATGTGTAAGAACTGCAAACACGCCTTCTGCTGGTACTGCCTGGAGTCACTCGAT GATGACTTCCTGCTGATTCACTATGATAAAGGACCCTGCCAGAACAAACTGGGTCACTCCAGAGCCTCCGTCATCTGGCATCGGACGCAG GTTGTAGGCATCTTCGCTGGTTTCGGTTTGCTCTTGCTGGTTGCCTCCCCCTTCCTTCTGCTGGCCACACCCTTTGTACTTTGCTGCAAATGCAAGTGCAAACGTGGGGACGATGACCCTCTTCCTACCTAG